ACAACCTTGTTTTTATTCGGGAACGAGGCCACCGGGTTAAAGCCCTGGCATAGATAGCCATTCACTTTCCCTTGAGACATCATCTCGAAGTATTGCAGTACGTCATAGCCTTTATCCCACTTCGGCAGCCAGTCAAAGCCCCAGCTGTTATCCGCAGTCGCTTTGTCGCCATAGAACGACTTCATCATTGAGATGAAGAACTTAGGATAATTACCCCAGTAGTTAACCTGACCTTCTAGCAGTGGTTTCGGCGTGTTAGCCGTCAGGTAGGTTTGCAAATCGGTCTGCTTTTCGCTCGGTAGCGTCATATAGCCCGGCAGGCTTTGCGATAACAGGCCAATATCGGTCAGCCCCTGAATATTAGAGTGGCCGCGCAGGGCGTTAACGCCGCCGCCTGCCATCCCCATATTACCCAGCAGCAACTGCACCATAGCCATGGTGCGGATGTTCTGAGCGCCGACCGAGTGCTGAGTCCAGCCCAGGGCGTACAGGAACGAGGTGGTTTTATCTTTAACGCTGGTGGCACCGATGTACTCGCATACCTTCAGGAAATCATCTTTTGGTGTGCCGCAGATGCGCTCCACCATCTCTGGCGTATAGCGAGATACGTGTTGCTTCAGCAGGTTCCACACGCAGCGCGGATGGCTGAGGGTGGTATCGCGCTTAGCGAAGCCGCCTTCGTCCAGCTCATAGTGCCAGCTGGTTTTATCGTATTTACGGTTTGCCGCATCGTAGCCCGAGAATAAGCCATCTTCGAAGTTATAGTCTTCGCGCACGATCAGGCTGGCGTTGGTATACGCCTCGACATATTCGCGGTTAATTTTTTCGTTGCTCATCAGATACAGCAACACGCCCGACAGGAAGGCAATATCGGTACCCGAGCGAATAGGGGTATAGAAATCAGCAACCGATGCGGTACGGGTAAAGCGCGGATCGATAACGATAAGCTTGGCACCGTTATGGATTTTAGCTTCCATCGCCCAGCGGAATCCTACCGGATGCGCTTCGGCGGCGTTACCACCCATGACCACAATAAGATCGGCGTTCTTAATATCCACCCAGTGGTTGGTCATCGCACCGCGACCAAATGTTGGAGCAAGACTTGCTACCGTTGGTCCGTGTCAGACACGCGCCTGGTTATCCACGGCAAGTATGCCGAGGGCGCGGGAAAATTTCTGGGTTAGATAACCGGTTTCATTACTGGATGCTGATGCGCACAGCATGCCGGTAGAGAGCCAGCGGTTTACTGTGACTCCATCGGCGTTTTGCACCTGGAAGTTTGCATCGCGGTCTTCTTTCATTAATTTAGCGATGCGATCGAAAGCGTCTTCCCAGCTAATACGTTGCCATTTGTCTGAGCCTGGTGCCCGATATTCCGGGTATTTCAGGCGGCTTTCAGAGTGGATGAAATCCACCAGACCTGCGCCTTTTGGACACAATGCGCCGCGGCTGACCGGATGATCCGGATCGCCCTCAATATGGAAGATCGACGCTTTAGCGTTTTTGGCCCCATCGCCGAGGCTGTACATTAACAAACCGCAGCCTACGGAACAGTATGTACAGGTATTGCGCGTTTCGCGGGTTCTCAGCAGTTTATATTGCCGGGTTTCCGCTAAAGCGGTGCCAGGGGCGAATCCCAGGGCCGCAACGGTGGTACCTGCCATACCGCCAGCACAGATCTTAAAGAACTGTCTTCTGCTGACTTGCATGGTTTACTCCTTGTATCGACATTGTCACAGGTATTGTTTTTTTGCAGTCGTGGCCGCAAACGTTCAAAATTAAGCTCAGCAACCCCGAATTCAGTGGGGTAATGTCAACAGAATATCACATCAATGATGGTTATGTTCGCTGGTGGTTAACTAAGTGTGAACAAAATAGATGAGAAAAAATCGATTATTTCGGCAGAAAAAGTAGCCGGAGTAAGTTCGGTAGCGGTATGGGGCCAGAATTCGCTGGGTAATACCCATAATGACTGGATTGCCGAAGAAGTACCGGTAGCGCTGGTCTATAACGGCATTTCCCATGTCGTCATGATGGCTTCGCCCAAAGATCTGGAGCTGTTTGCGCTGGGTTTTTCGCTCTCGGAAGGCATCATCGAAAGCTCAAAAGAAATTTATGGGATGGACGTGGTTCCCGCATGCCAGGGCTATGAAGTACAAATCGAGCTTTCGAGCCGCCGGTTTATGGGGTTGAAAGAGCGCCGCCGTGCGCTGGCAGGCCGTACCGGTTGCGGGGTTTGCGGGGTCGAGCAGCTTAATGATATTGGCAGGCCCGTTGCGCCGCTGCCGTTTACTCAGACTTTTGCGCTGAAGAACTTAGCACAAGGGTTAGAAGGCCTGCGTAGCTATCAGCCCGCCGGACATCTTACCGGCTGTACCCATGCGGCTGCCTGGCTGGCTGGTGATGGAACTCTCACCGGAGGGCTGGAGGATATTGGTCGCCACGTTGCGCTGGATAAGCTGCTGGGTCGTCGGGTACAGGAAGGCTGGCAGGACGGAGCGGTGCTGGTTTCCAGCCGCGCCAGCTATGAAATGGTGCAGAAAGCAGCGATGTGTGGCGTAGAAATTCTGTTTGCGCTTTCGGCGGCGACCACGCTGGCCGTGGAGGTCGCCGAACGCTGTAACTTAACCCTGGTGGGTTTTTGTCGCGCCGATAGCGCAACGATTTATACCCACCCGCAGCGCCTGCGCTAAGCCACGCCCAGCTGGCGCAGGATTGCCGTAACCGCAGCTGCGGCAATTATCACGATAATAAGCGGTGTTTTTCGCCACATGAGCAACAGCGCTACGCCGACGCCAACTACACGGGCTACGCCGGAAAAGTGCGTGCTGTCATAGAATGTGGCGGTCACCGCCACGGTAAACAGCAGAATTGCCGCCGCATCAGAAAGCATGGCCTGTACCCGAGGGGCGGCCGCTATTTTGTTACCGAGCTTTGCTCCGGCAAACCGCATTAAATAAGTGCCGACAGAGAGCAGCGCTATTCCGGCAATGAGCGATTTAGTCATTTTTCTTCCCCTTTACGATCAGGCCAAACAGCGCCAGCAAAACCGGCAAACCGGCTGCGACAAACGGGGTGCTGGCTAATGCGATACCGGCACCGGCTAGCGAGCGGTTACGCGTGAGCCGGTTTTTCAACATCGGCAGTACCAAAGCAAACATCACCGCCGGAAAAACAGCATCCAGCCCAATGACTTCCTGGGATGGGATAATCTGACCGAGAAAACCGCCGATAATCACGCCTAATGGCCAGAACAGCGCGATGCCCAGCCCGCATAGCCAGAAGGCGGCTTTACGCTGCTCATGGGTGCTTTGACTGATGCCAAAGGCAACGCTCTCATCATTCATGATGTGACAACCCAGCAGGGCAGCGGCGCGTTTACCCACTAAGTCGCGCACCGCGATGCCAAACGGCAGGTGGCGGGCGTTAACCAGCAGCCCGGCGGCCGCACCGGCAAGTGGGCTACCTCCGCTGGCGACAATCCCGACAAACATAAATTCAGACGCGCCGGCCAGCACGGTGATAGCCAGGGTTAGCGGTACCCAGAACGGAAAACCATAGCTGAGCGCCAGCGAGCCGTAAGATACGGCGACGATGCCATCTGCGAGGCAGATAAGAAATATGGCCTTAATCAGGGCGCTATTCAGGCTGGAGAAGCGTGGCATAACAAACTTCCTGTTTTATATCGAACGAACGTTCATTATAATGATTGGGAGCTGAGAGCTTTTCAAGCATTTCTGAAAATATTAGGCCGAATGGAGTTCAATATGACCCAACCGATTGACCTTATTGCACAAGGGCTGATTCGCGAACGTCAGCGCACCGGTTTATCGCTGGCCGAAGTCGCCCGGCGCGCTGGCATTGCCAAATCAACCTTGTCTCAGCTGGAGTCCGGTAATGGCAATCCCAGTATTGAGACGCTATGGGCGTTATGCGTAGCGCTGGAGATCCCTTTTGCCCGTCTGATGGAGCCACAGGCCAGCCAGACTCAGGTAATCCGCTGCGGTGAAGGGCCAATGGTGGTCGCCGGAGAGGCAAATTATAAGGCTATTCTGCTGGCAACCTGTCCGCCGGGAGCCCGGCGGGATATCTATCTGCTGATGGCAGAACCCGGAGCCGATCGCCACTCGCACCCGCACTCTCCGGGGGCGGTAGAGCATATTATTGTGACCCAGGGGAGGGCGCTGATTGGGCTGAGCGATGCGCCTGAAGAGCTTAACCCCGGTGATTACATCTGTTATCCCGCTGATAAGCCGCACCTGTTCCGGGCATTAGAACCAGGCACCCAGGCGCTGCTGGTCGCTGAGCAAAACTGATAGCTTAGTAGGTGACGGTGACTGTAACCACCTCGCTATAGTCACCCGCCGGTTTGTTAGCCTGGGCCGGATTGATCGTAGCGGTGTAAGGGATATTTTGCGACACACCCGTGCCGATACCCGTATAGTTGCTGGTTGGCGTCCAGGCGGTGCCGCCGCCCTGATAAAACTGATACTGCAAATAGGTAGGGCTTCCGTTAACGGAAGCCATCATTTGTCGCCAGCTGCCGCTTAGCGGATTAGCTCCGCTAAGATTGATGCTGTAGCTACTAAGTAGTGTACAGCGCACGCCCAACGCGCTATTCAGGCTGATAAATGATGAAATAAGCGCCGCCGGATCAAAAGTAACGTTAGGGGCACTGTCGAGATAGCAAAAGTTGGTGACGGTAAGGCTAACGGCAACGCGCGTGGTGCCACTCCCGGTCTCATAAGCACAGAGTGAGCCGATACCCAGCAGGCAGAATGAATAGTTCCAGTTGATAGTCGCAACATCGTTATAAACCCCTGCCGGGACATTAGCGCCGGGTGTAGTGCGGGCGTAAAGCGGCAGAGTACCGCCAGCGCCGGAGAATAAACCCAGCAGATCGAGCAGCCGGTTACTTA
This genomic interval from Salmonella enterica subsp. enterica serovar Choleraesuis contains the following:
- a CDS encoding sulfate ABC transporter substrate-binding protein is translated as MQVSRRQFFKICAGGMAGTTVAALGFAPGTALAETRQYKLLRTRETRNTCTYCSVGCGLLMYSLGDGAKNAKASIFHIEGDPDHPVSRGALCPKGAGLVDFIHSESRLKYPEYRAPGSDKWQRISWEDAFDRIAKLMKEDRDANFQVQNADGVTVNRWLSTGMLCASASSNETGYLTQKFSRALGILAVDNQARV
- the fdhD gene encoding sulfurtransferase FdhD, whose amino-acid sequence is MNKIDEKKSIISAEKVAGVSSVAVWGQNSLGNTHNDWIAEEVPVALVYNGISHVVMMASPKDLELFALGFSLSEGIIESSKEIYGMDVVPACQGYEVQIELSSRRFMGLKERRRALAGRTGCGVCGVEQLNDIGRPVAPLPFTQTFALKNLAQGLEGLRSYQPAGHLTGCTHAAAWLAGDGTLTGGLEDIGRHVALDKLLGRRVQEGWQDGAVLVSSRASYEMVQKAAMCGVEILFALSAATTLAVEVAERCNLTLVGFCRADSATIYTHPQRLR
- a CDS encoding branched-chain amino acid transport gives rise to the protein MTKSLIAGIALLSVGTYLMRFAGAKLGNKIAAAPRVQAMLSDAAAILLFTVAVTATFYDSTHFSGVARVVGVGVALLLMWRKTPLIIVIIAAAAVTAILRQLGVA
- a CDS encoding branched-chain amino acid ABC transporter permease, yielding MPRFSSLNSALIKAIFLICLADGIVAVSYGSLALSYGFPFWVPLTLAITVLAGASEFMFVGIVASGGSPLAGAAAGLLVNARHLPFGIAVRDLVGKRAAALLGCHIMNDESVAFGISQSTHEQRKAAFWLCGLGIALFWPLGVIIGGFLGQIIPSQEVIGLDAVFPAVMFALVLPMLKNRLTRNRSLAGAGIALASTPFVAAGLPVLLALFGLIVKGKKND
- a CDS encoding DNA-binding protein: MTQPIDLIAQGLIRERQRTGLSLAEVARRAGIAKSTLSQLESGNGNPSIETLWALCVALEIPFARLMEPQASQTQVIRCGEGPMVVAGEANYKAILLATCPPGARRDIYLLMAEPGADRHSHPHSPGAVEHIIVTQGRALIGLSDAPEELNPGDYICYPADKPHLFRALEPGTQALLVAEQN
- a CDS encoding spore coat protein U; the encoded protein is MMVRILLGFIVAAAALVAMPAQAGCTYASANQPASFGSQNSFTIAGTPQIVQTNSGISCTATGVLTVAGTNSVTGVISSQNGTSSSPLMRSAGGYTVPYQFCKDQGCSATYPASGNIQWVSNRLLDLLGLFSGAGGTLPLYARTTPGANVPAGVYNDVATINWNYSFCLLGIGSLCAYETGSGTTRVAVSLTVTNFCYLDSAPNVTFDPAALISSFISLNSALGVRCTLLSSYSINLSGANPLSGSWRQMMASVNGSPTYLQYQFYQGGGTAWTPTSNYTGIGTGVSQNIPYTATINPAQANKPAGDYSEVVTVTVTY